Proteins encoded within one genomic window of Triticum aestivum cultivar Chinese Spring chromosome 2D, IWGSC CS RefSeq v2.1, whole genome shotgun sequence:
- the LOC123052153 gene encoding cytochrome P450 78A5 has protein sequence MDLSMATGPEDSLLLLLLPATTLLPPLLAVLLLAASLLWLSPGGPAWALSLCLRPPPGPPGVVTALSSPVAHRVMAALSRSVHGGAALMSFSVGLTRVVVSSRQDTAREILVNPAFGDRPVKDAARHLLFHRAMGFAPSGDTHWRALRRLAAAHLFGPRRVAASAPHRSSIGARMLGDVASLMARHGEVAPRRFLHAASLNHVMAVVFGKRYDDFTSQEGALVEEMVNEGYDLLGTFNWADHLPFLKWLDLQGVRRRCNRLVRQVEAYVGNIIQEHKARRASGSGIADELSGDFVDVLLGLDGEDKMSESDMIAVLWEMIFRGTDTVAILMEWIMARMVLHPEIQSKARVELDAVVGRGRAVTDEDVARLPYIQCIVKETLRMHPPGPLLSWARLAVHDAHVGAHLVPAGTTAMVNMWAIAHDAAVWPEPEQFRPERFMEEEVSVRGSDLRLAPFGAGRRVCPGKMLALATVHLWLAQLLHRFEWAPSGSVDLSEHLKMSLEMATPLVCRAVAR, from the exons ATGGATCTTTCCATGGCTACCGGCCCGGAAGActccctcctcctgctcctcctcccggCTACCACCCTGCTCCCACCCCTGCTCGCCGTGCTCCTCCTCGCCGCCTCACTCCTGTGGCTCTCACCGGGCGGTCCGGCGTGGGCCTTGTCCCTCTGCCTTCGCCCGCCGCCAGGCCCACCAGGCGTGGTCACCGCGCTCTCCAGCCCCGTGGCGCACCGCGTCATGGCGGCGCTGTCCCGCTCTGTCCATGGCGGCGCGGCATTGATGTCCTTCTCCGTCGGCCTAACCCGCGTCGTCGTGTCGAGCCGGCAAGATACAGCGCGTGAGATACTCGTCAACCCGGCGTTCGGCGACCGCCCCGTGAAGGACGCGGCGCGCCACCTCCTCTTCCACCGCGCAATGGGCTTCGCCCCGTCGGGCGACACCCATTGGCGTGCCCTCCGCCGTCTCGCCGCGGCGCACCTCTTCGGCCCGCGCCGCGTGGCGGCCTCCGCACCCCACCGCTCCTCTATTGGGGCGCGCATGCTCGGCGACGTCGCCTCCCTCATGGCCCGCCACGGCGAAGTCGCCCCTCGGCGGTTCCTGCACGCGGCGTCCCTAAACCACGTCATGGCCGTCGTCTTCGGCAAGCGCTACGACGATTTCACAAGCCAAGAAGGTGCCCTCGTGGAGGAGATGGTAAACGAAGGGTACGACCTCCTCGGCACGTTCAACTGGGCAGATCACCTGCCATTCCTCAAGTGGCTCGACCTCCAGGGCGTGCGCCGCCGGTGCAACAGGTTAGTCCGGCAGGTGGAGGCGTATGTGGGTAACATCATTCAGGAGCACAAGGCGAGGCGCGCCAGCGGATCAGGCATTGCGGATGAGCTCTCCGGCGACTTCGTCGATGTGCTCCTCGGCCTCGACGGAGAAGACAAGATGTCAGAGTCCGACATGATCGCCGTTCTTTGG GAGATGATCTTTAGAGGGACGGACACGGTGGCGATCTTGATGGAGTGGATCATGGCGAGGATGGTGCTGCACCCGGAGATCCAGTCGAAGGCCCGGGTGGAGCTGGACGCCGTGGTGGGCCGGGGCAGGGCCGTGACGGACGAGGACGTGGCGAGGCTCCCCTACATCCAGTGCATCGTCAAGGAGACGCTGCGCATGCACCCGCCGGGCCCGCTCCTCTCGTGGGCGCGGCTGGCTGTGCACGACGCACACGTCGGCGCCCACCTCGTCCCGGCCGGCACGACGGCGATGGTGAACATGTGGGCCATCGCGCACGACGCGGCGGTGTGGCCCGAGCCGGAGCAGTTCCGGCCGGAGCGGTTCATGGAGGAGGAGGTGAGCGTGCGGGGCAGCGACCTCCGCCTGGCCCCGTTCGGCGCCGGGCGGCGCGTGTGCCCCGGCAAGATGCTGGCCCTCGCCACCGTCCACCTCTGGCTCGCCCAGCTGCTGCACCGGTTCGAGTGGGCGCCCTCGGGGAGCGTCGACCTGTCAGAGCACCTCAAGATGTCACTGGAGATGGCCACGCCGCTGGTCTGCAGGGCCGTGGCTCGCTAG